In a genomic window of Cynocephalus volans isolate mCynVol1 chromosome 1, mCynVol1.pri, whole genome shotgun sequence:
- the HELZ2 gene encoding 3'-5' exoribonuclease HELZ2, whose amino-acid sequence MAVWKAERLGGLQRGDLLTPPALRGDRCTVPRGQPPRVQLYCQACLVTCGSQEAFENHCSSLEHAQMVAFDQAVPWEHRSPPMGLSKFELCPRPDLCEYGDVCTKAHSTQELEEWVQRVQALELRKQAAWHDGLVPYQERLLAEYQCSSSKAWVLAETIDRVSITCNQPLVHQGREKKTQHSWTFTIHSEDSLLHVALLKQEPGADFWLVAHCLPPGRLYAEGKRFCVPNSPANFQVGVQVQTHSFGTFEQWVVFDFGRRPALLRKLGLQLCQAHSPGTWGRPVHSHPEEPECWHIGNRRVVPGVQRTAEQAALMAKYKAPALALEFGRSGLASGPISRTNYRQRLHQFLFEEEAAQQKLVAQLALRGQVSLKTALQTPALGMLFAPPGALYAEVPIPSSMTPDTNQGYLLSRAVSTALVAPVPAPDNTVFEVQLETRASSEQVLWLLLPANCCRALGLQPEASPSLEVQFQIDPLTFCFWHQAVDRLPEERLVVPDLPTCALPRPRPVLPSLRGNRKQKLAMALIAGGSPGGAKLVPPLLIYGPFGTGKTYTLAMASLEVIRHPHTKVLICTHTNSAADIYIQEYFHSYVSSGHPEAAPLRVMYTDRPPSQTDPTTLRYCCLTEDRRAFRPPTGAELEQHRVVVTTTSQARELRVPPGFFSHILIDEAAQMLECEALTPLGYASPGTRVVLAGDHMQVTPRLFSVARGKAAQHTLLYRLFLHYQQEVHEVAQQSRLIFHENYRCTEAIISFVSRHFYMAKGTPIQASGKVPRHPRHYPLMFCHVAGSPERDMSMTSWLNLAEISQVVEKVQEVYNTWPHCWGVREQRHICAVSHGAQVRALRQELRRKHLGEVSVGSFETLPGREFRVVVLSTVHNHDSLLSPGAPTVEFFTDARVLNTVLTRAQSQLVAVGDAVVLCSFGACSKLWKSFIRECVEHHSVCPEGLSLEQIEQGVAQRQRWHHWGGGQQPPAVIEEGCVAASRDAAPEEAARGPAPEHTAVMKVLPEAVDRGVTVTVKTEAGDMAVGGQATREAARVQMEAGEAASAENPTKQGTAHENLEPGATTTEGGEPEDPEDLESDFWPSDGELNADDAILQELLDESKKVTVTVGEDGLLDTVTRLESPQQARQYTSRPSVVLKQLLRKEPEVYRRCAFTQETFERALAVPLDDAGSGPIQVRGRLNCGMAFTGDEVLVQVLSRATSDRGPAGRLQGRVLGILKRRKRELAFVCRMDDWDPRIMIPIDFSVTKIFVAEMKDPLQVPIHCFCQGRVQRVRYERLTADSRRNRLFWVRIVLWRECFYYPLGIILEVLPEASTWEQGLRVLDLEYGLSHPLPDPASVSKVLQKYRAELGQAPGHREDFRSFLTFTVDPQGTRNLDDALSVRDLGPRYEVAVHITDVASFVPRDGTLDVEARKLGTAFYAPDREPVPMLPASLCRDALSLLPGQDRFTISLLLTVEKGSDQLKSLRFAPSIVCSDHQLSYEEAEEMIKGYPGGGLTLPAGLDSVEACIAAAYYLSRVLRRRRLQAACHYEQPDEDSALGFRAAHAMVKEYMVQFNSLVAGFLLGSEYTRTVTPLRWQPPPSGHQLTAVCEKHRELVPLSLHLRHHLRGYTGVGPPDTKLRVLGSLWRHVQVAARTHDYDQMVDLVTTDDMHPSLAPASLDFRKALTRAVFGCSGQGERQLVGHYSLRVDWYTWATSPIRRYLDVVLQRQILLALGQGGSAYSARDIEGLCQDFSRQLARAQSYQRQAYSLHLATQLKAQPRDKLGFVVDVEMGTRCFKLLFPANRETLPDPCPVHYRFLQLAEHPRALVSRPGLQLVWRRRIYSVQASKLPSLLPGTVFDPHARTMDAALWRQLLELVQEERWPEAAALIQEQGEREPQRRELAQVRQSHCGHFLEVVQELGRGDTLQVQLSASLQHGFLVPTLQLWTVVPGLSLCLEHVGRPGDCFSCHAHQASRDQYRDVDEYAHVWEPFCALESVTNTVTKNDSITLQHVRISWDAERTPQGQLQGAFHLDSTFLQEKCININFRSCYLCIRLEGLPAPPASQPCGPSSLRPFLSIDPSTYTWVAHGVTEHGDQEGQTEQQEALSQVCFFIHHMATEKVPEEVLRLGTEFTVEVLPKQLPDLRKEEAVRELEGVSPLVLSIALGQPVPQQLLCRVTPRRFLEREAYDIPGGCHKLNPSQNGAIKEALEKPFTIIQGPPGTGKTVVGLHIIFWFHKSNQEQVQPSSAPDGEQQLRGPCILYCGPSNKSVDVMAGLLLCRREELKPLRVYSEQAEATEFPVPGVGSRGLPRKTPQEGRPNQALRSISLHHRIRQPSNPYSKHIKEFDARLQKEEIFSMEDLILYRIMVGKARKFELDRHTVILCTCSCAALASLRKLDVQQILIDEAAMATEPETLIPLVRFSQAKKVVLLGDHKQLRPVIKNEQLQNLGLDRSLFERYHRDAYMLDTQYRMHEGICAFPSMEFYERKLKTWQGLKQPPSVLGHAGKESCPVIFGHVQGHEQSLLVSTDEGNENSKANQEEVAEVVRITKQLILGRTVDPRDIAILTPYNAQATEISKGLLREGITGVTVSSITKSQGSEWRYVLVSTVRTCPKSDMDQRPTKSWLKKFLGFIVDPNQVNVAMTRAQEGLCLIGDHFLLRCCPLWSRLLDFCEAQKSLVPAGQVRVQRRPALSS is encoded by the exons ATGGCTGTGTGGAAGGCCGAGCGGCTGGGTGGGCTCCAGCGGGGGGACCTGCTCACGCCCCCTGCCCTCAGGGGGGACCGGTGCACAGTCCCCCGTGGCCAGCCCCCCAGGGTCCAGCTGTACTGCCAGGCCTGCCTGGTCACCTGCGGCTCTCAGGAGgcctttgagaaccactgttcatCACTGGAGCATGCACAGATGGTGGCCTTTGACCAGGCTGTGCCCTGGGAGCACCGCTCCCCACCCATGGGGCTCTCCAAGTTTGAGCTCTGCCCAAG gcctgACCTCTGTGAGTATGGGGATGTCTGCACCAAGGCACACTCGACACAGGAGCTGGAGGAATGGGTCCAGAGGGTGCAGGCCCTAGAGCTGCGGAAGCAGGCAGCCTGGCACGATGGGCTGGTGCCCTACCAGGAGCGGCTGCTGGCCGAGTACcagtgcagcagcagcaaggcctgGGTG CTGGCAGAGACCATCGATAGGGTATCCATCACCTGCAACCAGCCCCTGGTGCATCAGGGCCGGGAGAAGAAGACCCAGCACAGCTGGACATTCACCATCCACTCTGAG GACTCCCTGTTACATGTGGCCCTACTCAAGCAGGAGCCAGGAGCAGACTTCTGGCTGGTGGCCCACTGCCTCCCACCAGGCCGGCTCTATGCAGAGGGGAAACGCTTCTGTGTGCCCAATTCCCCGGCCAACTTCCAGGTAGGGGTGCAGGTGCAGACCCACTCCTTCGGCACCTTCGAGCAGTGGGTGGTCTTCGACTTTGGCCGCCGGCCAGCGCTGCTTCGGAAGCTGGGGCTGCAACTGTGCCAAGCACACTCCCCAGGGACCTGGGGGAGGCCTGTGCATAGCCACCCCGAGGAGCCGGAGTGCTGGCACATTGGCAACCGCCGCGTGGTGCCTGGTGTGCAGCGGACAGCTGAACAGGCTGCCCTGATGGCCAAGTACAAGGCTCCCGCCCTGGCCCTGGAGTTTGGCCGTAGTGGCCTGGCCTCAGGCCCCATCTCTCGCACCAACTACCGGCAGAGGCTGCACCAGTTTCTCTTTGAGGAGGAGGCAGCTCAGCAGAAGCTGGTAGCCCA GCTGGCCTTGCGGGGCCAGGTGTCCCTGAAGACGGCACTGCAGACACCAGCCCTGGGCATGCTCTTTGCGCCTCCAGGAGCCCTCTATGCTGAGGTCCCTATCCCCTCCTCCATGACACCGGACACAAACCAGGGCTACCTGCTGAGCCGGGCGGTCAGCACAGCGCTCGTGGCCCCTGTGCCCGCGCCTGACAACACAGTGTTCGAGGTGCAGCTGGAGACACGGGCCAGCTCAGAGCaggtgctgtggctgctgctgccgGCCAACTGCTGCCGGGCCCTGGGGCTGCAGCCCGAGGCCAGCCCCAGCTTGGAGGTGCAGTTCCAGATTGACCCGCTGACCTTCTGCTTCTGGCACCAGGCAGTGGACAGGCTGCCCGAGGAGAGACTGGTGGTGCCTGACTTGCCCACCTGTGCCCTGCCCCGCCCTCGGCCTGTCTTGCCCTCGCTACGTGGAAACCGCAAGCAGAAGCTGGCCATGGCTCTCATTGCCGGGGGCAGCCCTGGGGGCGCGAAGCTCGTGCCCCCACTGCTCATCTATGGCCCTTTTGGCACTGGCAAGACCTACACACTGGCCATGGCCTCCCTGGAGGTCATCCGGCATCCCCACACCAAGGTGCTCATCTGCACACACACCAACAG TGCCGCCGACATCTACATCCAGGAGTATTTCCACAGCTATGTCAGCAGCGGCCACCCTGAGGCGGCTCCGCTCCGGGTGATGTACACGGACCGCCCACCAAGCCAGACGGACCCCACCACACTACGGTACTGCTGCCTGACTGAGGACCGCCGTGCCTTCCGCCCACCAACAGGGGCAGAGCTGGAGCAGCACCGTGTGGTGGTCACCACCACCTCCCAGGCCCGCGAGCTCAGGGTGCCCCCTGGCTTCTTTTCACACATCCTCATTGATGAGGCGGCCCAGATGCTGGAGTGCGAGGCCCTCACCCCCCTGGGCTATGCCTCACCCGGCACCCGCGTGGTGCTGGCGGGCGATCACATGCAGGTCACGCCCCGGCTCTTCAGTGTGGCCAGGGGCAAGGCAGCCCAGCACACGCTGCTTTACCGCCTCTTCCTGCACTACCAGCAGGAGGTGCACGAGGTTGCCCAGCAGAGCCGCCTTATCTTCCATGAGAACTACCGCTGCACTGAGGCCATCATCAGCTTCGTTTCGCGCCACTTCTACATGGCCAAGGGCACCCCCATCCAAGCCAGTGGCAAGGTCCCACGCCACCCCCGACACTACCCACTCATGTTCTGCCATGTGGCTGGCAGCCCTGAGCGGGACATGTCCATGACGTCCTGGCTCAACCTGGCTGAGATCTCCCAGGTTGTGGAGAAAGTACAGGAGGTCTACAACACCTGGCCCCACTGCTGGGGCGTCCGGGAGCAGAGACACATCTGTGCTGTCTCCCACGGTGCCCAG GTCAGGGCGCTGCGGCAGGAGCTGAGGAGGAAGCACCTGGGCGAGGTGTCTGTGGGCAGCTTTGAGACACTGCCAGGGCGGGAGTTCCGGGTTGTGGTGCTGAGCACCGTCCACAACCACGACAGCCTGCTCAGCCCTGGGGCACCAACCGTGGAGTTCTTCACAGACGCCCGGGTGCTCAACACAGTCCTGACCCGTGCCCAGTCCCAGCTGGTGGCTGTGGGGGACGCCGTGGTCCTCTGCTCCTTCGGGGCCTGCAGCAAGCTCTGGAAGAGCTTCATCCGTGAGTGCGTGGAGCACCACAGCGTCTGCCCCGAGGGCCTGTCACTAGAGCAGATTGAGCAGGGCGTGGCCCAGAGGCAGCGCTGGCACCACTGGGGCGGTGGCCAGCAGCCCCCAGCCGTCATAGAGGAGGGATGTGTGGCAGCGTCTCGGGACGCTGCCCCAGAGGAGGCCGCAAGGGGCCCGGCCCCGGAGCACACAGCTGTGATGAAGGTCCTGCCGGAGGCTGTAGACCGGGGGGTCACAGTCAcagtgaagacagaggcaggggaCATGGCTGTGGGGGGCCAAGCAACAAGGGAGGCAGCCCGAGTGCAGATGGAGGCGGGGGAAGCAGCCTCAGCAGAGAACCCCACGAAGCAGGGCACTGCCCACGAGAACCTGGAGCCTGGAGCAACCACCACAGAGGGTGGGGAGCCTGAGGACCCCGAGGACTTGGAGTCTGACTTCTGGCCTTCGGATGGGGAGCTCAATGCCGATGATGCCATCCTGCAGGAGCTTCTGGATGAGAGCAAGAAGGTGACGGTGACTGTGGGGGAGGACGGGCTGCTGGACACTGTCACCAGGCTCGAGTCCCCGCAGCAGGCCCGGCAGTACACAAGCCGGCCCTCAGTTGTGCTAAAGCAGCTGCTGCGTAAAGAGCCTGAGGTGTACCGCCGCTGCGCCTTCACACAGGAAACCTTCGAGCGGGCGCTGGCCGTCCCGCTGGATGACGCAGGCTCTGGCCCCATCCAGGTCAGGGGCCGCCTGAACTGCGGGATGGCCTTCACTGGGGACGAGGTGCTGGTGCAGGTCCTCAGCAGAGCCACGAGCGACAGGGGCCCAGCGGGACGGCTGCAGGGCCGCGTGCTGGGCATACTGAAGCGGAGGAAGCGGGAGCTGGCATTCGTGTGCCGGATGGATGATTGGGACCCCCGAATCATGATCCCCATTGATTTCTCCGTGACCAAGATCTTTGTGGCTGAGATGAAGGACCCCCTGCAGGTTCCCATCCACTGCTTCTGCCAGGGCCGGGTGCAGCGCGTGAGATACGAGAGGCTCACAGCTGACAGCCGGCGCAACCGGCTCTTCTGGGTCCGCATCGTCCTGTGGCGGGAGTGCTTCTATTATCCCCTGGGCATCATCCTGGAGGTGCTGCCTGAAGCCAGCACCTGGGAGCAGGGCCTCCGGGTCCTTGACCTGGAGTACGGCCTGAGTCACCCCCTGCCAGACCCAGCCTCTGTCTCCAAGGTGCTGCAGAAATACCGTGCAGAGCTTGGCCAGGCTCCCGGCCACCGAGAAGACTTCCGCAGCTTCCTGACCTTCACAGTGGACCCACAGGGCACCCGTAACCTGGACGATGCTCTCAGTGTCCGGGACCTGGGCCCTAGGTACGAGGTGGCAGTGCACATCACTGACGTGGCCAGCTTCGTGCCCAGGGATGGGACGCTGGACGTGGAGGCCCGCAAGCTGGGTACTGCCTTCTATGCCCCCGACAGGGAGCCAGTGCCTATGCTGCCAGCCAGTCTCTGCCGGGATGCACTCAGCCTCCTGCCCGGCCAGGACCGCTTCACCATCTCCCTCTTGCTCACTGTGGAGAAGGGCAGCGACCAGCTCAAGAGCCTGCGCTTTGCACCTTCCATAGTCTGCTCTGACCACCAGCTGTCCTATGAGGAGGCTGAGGAGATGATCAAGGGGTACCCAGGGGGCGGCCTCACTCTGCCTGCTGGCCTGGACTCTGTGGAGGCCTGCATCGCGGCTGCCTACTACCTCTCCCGGGTACTGCGCCGGCGCCGcctgcaggctgcctgccactaCGAGCAGCCGGATGAGGACAGTGCTCTGGGCTTCCGTGCAGCGCACGCCATGGTCAAAGAGTACATGGTCCAGTTCAACAGCCTCGTGGCTGGATTCCTGCTGGGCAGTGAATACACGCGCACAGTCACACCGCTGAGGTGGCAGCCACCACCAAGTGGCCACCAGCTTACGGCCGTGTGTGAGAAGCACAGGGAACTGGTGCCCCTGTCGCTGCACCTTCGTCACCACCTGCGTGGCTACACAGGTGTTGGCCCCCCCGACACAAAGCTGCGTGTGCTGGGCTCCCTGTGGAGACACGTCCAGGTTGCTGCCCGCACCCACGACTATGACCAGATGGTGGACCTGGTCACCACGGATGACATGCACCCCTCACTGGCTCCTGCGAGCCTCGACTTCCGAAAGGCCCTGACCCGCGCAGTTTTTGGCTGCTCTGGCCAGGGTGAGAGGCAGCTGGTTGGCCACTACTCGCTGAGGGTGGACTGGTACACGTGGGCAACCTCACCCATCCGCAGGTACCTGGACGTGGTCCTGCAGCGGCAGATCCTACTGGCACTAGGCCAAGGGGGCTCTGCGTACTCTGCCAGGGACATTGAGGGGCTCTGCCAGGACTTCAGCCGCCAGCTTGCACGTGCCCAGAGCTATCAGCGGCAGGCTTACAGCCTGCACCTGGCCACACAGCTCAAGGCCCAGCCTCGTGACAAGCTGGGCTTCGTGGTGGACGTGGAGATGGGCACCCGCTGCTTTAAGCTGCTCTTCCCTGCCAACCGAGAGACCCTGCCTGACCCCTGCCCTGTCCATTACCGCTTTCTGCAGCTGGCTGAACACCCCCGTGCCCTGGTGAGCCGGCCAGGCCTGCAGCTTGTGTGGCGCCGCCGCATCTACTCAGTGCAGGCATCCAAATTGCCCTCCCTGCTGCCTGGCACCGTGTTCGACCCACATGCCAGGACCATGGACGCAGCCCTGTGGAGACAGCTGCTGGAGCTGGTGCAGGAGGAGCGCTGGCCAGAGGCAGCTGCCCTTATCCAGGAGCAGGGTGAGAGAGAGCCGCAGAGGCGGGAGCTGGCACAGGTGCGGCAGAGCCACTGCGGCCACTTCCTGGAGGTGGTCCAGGAGCTGGGCAGGGGGGACACGCTGCAGGTGCAGCTCAGCGCCAGCCTGCAGCATGGCTTCCTGGTGCCAACCCTGCAGCTGTGGACTGTGGTGCCTGGCCTTAGCCTCTGCCTGGAGCATGTGGGGAGGCCTGGTGACTGCTTTTCATGCCACGCACACCAGGCGTCGCGGGACCAGTACCGCGATGTGGACGAGTATGCCCACGTGTGGGAGCCGTTCTGTGCCCTGGAGTCGGTCACCAACACGGTCACCAAGAATGATTCCATCACGCTGCAGCATGTGAGGATTTCTTGGGATGCGGAGAGGACGCCGCAGGGACAGCTGCAGGGTGCCTTCCATCTGGACTCCACTTTTCTCCAGGAAAAGTGCATCAACATCAACTTCAGAAGCTGCTACCTCTGCATCCGGCTCGAGGGGCTGCCGGCCcccccagccagccagccctgtgGGCCCAGCAGCCTCCGCCCCTTCCTGAGCATCGACCCCAGCACGTATACCTGGGTGGCCCACGGGGTTACAGAGCACGGGGACCAGGAGGGCCAGACAGAGCAGCAGGAGGCCCTCAGTCAGGTGTGCTTCTTCATCCACCACATGGCCACGGAGAAGGTTCCGGAAGAGGTGCTGAGGCTCGGCACCGAGTTCACTGTGGAGGTGCTGCCCAAGCAGCTTCCCGACCT CCGCAAGGAAGAAGCTGTGCGCGAGCTGGAGGGGGTGTCCCCGCTGGTCCTCAGCATTGCCCTGGGCCAGCCTGTGCCCCAGCAGCTGCTCTGCAGAG tgACTCCCCGCAGGTTCCTGGAGCGAGAAGCCTACGACATCCCTGGAGGATGCCACAAGCTGAATCCCAGCCAGAATGGGGCCATCAAGGAGGCACTGGAGAAGCCATTCACCATCATCCAGGGCCCCCCAG GCACAGGGAAGACGGTCGTGGGCCTCCACATCATATTCTGGTTCCACAAGTCAAACCAGGAGCAGGTGCAGCCCAGCAGTGCCCCTGATGGAGAGCAGCAGCTGCGGGGGCCCTGCATCCTGTACTGCGGACCCTCCAACAAGTCGGTGGACGTCATGGCAG GACTGCTCCTGTGCAGGAGGGAGGAACTGAAGCCACTCCGTGTGTACAGCGAACAGGCTGAGGCCACTGAGTTCCCAGTGCCAGGTGTGGGCAGCCGGGGCCTGCCCAGGAAGACACCTCAGGAGGGGAGGCCCAACCAGGCCCTCAG GAGCATCAGCCTGCACCACCGGATCCGACAGCCCTCCAACCCATACTCGAAACACATCAAGGAGTTTGATGCCCGGCTTCAGAAGGAGGAAATCTTCTCTATGGAGGACCTCATCTTGTACAGGATTATGGTGGGGAAGGCACGGAAGTTTGAGCTGGATCGGCACACGGTCATCCTGTGCACGTGCTCCTGTGCGGCATTGGCAAGCCTCAGAAAGCTGGATGTCCAGCAGATCCTCATTGACGAGGCAGCCATGGCCACAGAGCCTGAAACCCTCATCCCTCTGGTGCGCTTCTCCCAGGCCAAGAAG GTGGTTCTCCTCGGTGACCACAAGCAGCTGCGGCCTGTGATCAAGAACGAGCAGCTGCAGAACCTGGGGCTGGACCGGTCTCTCTTCGAGCGGTACCACAGGGATGCCTACATGCTGGACACACAGTACCGCATG CACGAGGGCATCTGTGCCTTCCCCTCCATGGAGTTCTATGAGAGGAAGCTGAAGACCTGGCAGGGCCTGAAGCAGCCACCCAGTGTTCTAGGCCATGCTGGCAAGGAGAGCTGCCCAGTCATCTTTGGCCATGTGCAGGGCCATGAGCAGAGCCTGCTCGTGTCCACAGATGAAGGGAACGAGAACTCCAAGGCCAACcaggaggaggtggcagaggtG GTCCGAATCACCAAGCAGCTGATCCTAGGCAGGACAGTGGACCCCAGGGACATCGCCATCCTAACACCTTACAATGCACAGGCCACCGAGATCAGCAAGGGCCTCTTGCGGGAGGGCATCACTGGAGTGACTGTGTCCTCCATCACCAAGAGCCAGG ggaGTGAGTGGCGCTATGTGCTGGTAAGCACCGTCCGTACCTGCCCCAAGAGTGACATGGACCAGCGGCCGACCAAGAGCTGGCTCAAGAAGTTTCTGGGCTTCATCGTGGACCCCAACCAAGTGAACGTGGCCATGACCCGGGCCCAGGAGGGGCTCTGCCTGATCG GAGACCACTTCCTCCTCCGCTGCTGTCCTCTCTGGAGTCGTCTCCTGGACTTTTGTGAGGCCCAGAAGAGCCTTGTGCCTGCTGGCCAGGTGCGGGTCCAGAGGAGGCCAGCCTTGTCTTCCTGA